One region of Trachemys scripta elegans isolate TJP31775 chromosome 8, CAS_Tse_1.0, whole genome shotgun sequence genomic DNA includes:
- the MATR3 gene encoding matrin-3, with product MSKSFQQSSLSRDSQGHGRDLSAGIGLLAAATQSLSMPASLGRMNQGTARLASLMNLGMSSSLNQQGSHSALSSASTSSHNLQSIFNIGSRGPLPLSSQHRGDADQATNILASFGLSARDLDELSRYPEDKITPENLPQILLQLKRRRAEEGPSLSYGRDGRSSTREPPYRVPRDDWEEKRHFRRDSFDDRGPSLNPVVDYDHGSRSQESGYYDRMDYEDDRLRDGERCRDDSFYGETSHNYHKYESEYDRMGRGPGPERSLFEKKRGAPPNSNIEDFHGFLPKGYPHLCSICDMPVHSNKEWNHHINGATHSRRCQLLLEIYPEWNPDNDSGHGMGDRSMLQQSTNPAPGILGPPPPPFHLGPPIGPRGAGNGNMPGPRHMQKDRMETSRVVHIMDFQRGKNLRYQLLQLVEPFGIITNHLILNKINEAFIEMSTTEDAQAAVEYYMTTPALVFGKPVRVHLSHKYKRIKKPEGKPDQKTEPPKPEPGRVIHLSNLPHSGYSDNAVIKLAEPYGKIKNYILMRMKSQAFIEMETREDALAMVEHCSNKALWFQGRCVKVDLSEKYKKLVLRIPNKGVELLKKDKARKRTYSPDSKDSPSDKKSKTDGTQKTESGSAEDKDKEEKQDDDAEKSAAKGSEQADQEEPSLLLESEDELLVDEEEAAALLESGSSAGDDTDVANLGDVAAEEKKDAADDTTTKTEGNVGATPAAKKKLKKRYVGGFPQSMEGFVTLDEVGDEEDSDHQKLRKSGMAVKSAGKNDDSLAEIKVDKIEEPEQENETLENGTKTEENMKTETIEVSDNAATQDTEKNTNENTDAQDEQETKSIQEKSVVPDEYRIGPYQPNVPVGVNYVVPKTGFYCKLCSLFYTNEDVAKKTHCSSLPHYQKLKKILDKMAEDHRQKKEA from the exons ATGTCCAAGTCATTCCAGCAGTCATCTCTAAGTAGGGATTCACAAGGTCATGGGCGTGACCTGTCTGCAGGAATAGGCCTTCTTGCTGCTGCTACCCAGTCTTTAAGTATGCCAGCATCTCTTGGAAGGATGAACCAGGGTACTGCACGCCTTGCTAGCTTAATGAATCTTGGAATGAGTTCTTCATTGAACCAACAAGGATCTCATAGTGCACTGTCTTCTGCTAGTACCTCTTCCCATAATTTACAGTCTATTTTTAACATTGGAAGTAGAGGTCCACTCCCTTTGTCTTCTCAACACCGTGGAGATGCAGACCAGGCCACTAATATTTTGGCCAGCTTTGGTCTGTCTGCTAGAGACTTAGATGAACTGAGTCGCTATCCCGAGGACAAGATTACTCCTGAAAACTTGCCTCAAATCCTTCTACAACTTAAAAGGAGGAGAGCTGAAGAAGGTCCTTCATTGAGTTATGGTAGAGATGGCAGATCATCTACACGGGAGCCACCATACAGAGTACCTAGGGATGATTGGGAAGAAAAAAGGCACTTTAGAAGAGATAGTTTTGATGATCGTGGTCCTAGTCTCAACCCAGTGGTTGACTATGACCATGGAAGTCGTTCTCAAGAATCTGGTTATTATGACAGAATGGATTATGAAGATGACAGATTAAGAGATGGAGAAAGGTGTAGGGATGACTCTTTTTATGGTGAGACTTCGCATAACTATCATAAATATGAAAGTGAGTATGACAGAATGGGTCGTGGTCCTGGTCCTGAGAGATCTCTTTTTGAGAAAAAGAGAGGTGCTCCTCCAAATAGCAATATTGAAGACTTCCATGGATTCTTACCGAAGGGTTATCCCCATCTGTGCTCTATATGTGATATGCCAGTTCATTCTAATAAG GAGTGGAACCACCATATCAATGGAGCAACCCACAGTCGACGTTGTCAGCTTCTTCTTGAAAT atatcCAGAGTGGAATCCTGATAATGATTCTGGACATGGAAT GGGTGATCGGTCTATGTTGCAGCAATCTACAAATCCTGCACCAGGAATTTTGGGGCCGCCACCACCTCCGTTTCATCTTGGACCACCAATTGGGCCAAGAG GGGCTGGAAATGGAAACATGCCAGGACCACGACATATGCAGAAAGACAGAATG GAAACAAGCAGAGTTGTTCACATTATGGATTTTCAGAGAGGGAAAAACTTGAGGTACCAATTGCTGCAGCTCGTTGAGCCATTTGGAATAATTACAAATCATCTGATTCTAAACAAAATTAATGAG GCATTTATTGAAATGTCCACTACTGAAGATGCCCAGGCTGCAGTGGAATATTATATGACAACACCAGCTCTAGTATTTGGCAAACCAGTAAGAGTGCACTTATCCCACAAATATAAAAGAATAAAG AAACCAGAAGGGAAGCCTGACCAAAAAACGGAGCCACCAAAGCCAGAACCTGGTCGTGTGATTCACCTCAGTAACTTACCTCATTCAGGATATTCTGACAATGCCGTAATCAAACTAGCTGAGCCATATGGAAAAATAAAGAATTACATACTGATGAGAATGAAAAGCCAG GCTTTCATAGAGATGGAAACTAGAGAAGATGCTTTGGCTATGGTTGAGCATTGTTCAAACAAAGCACTTTGGTTCCAGGGCAGATGTGTGAAGGTGGACTTGTCTGAAAAATACAAGAAGCTGGTATTAAGG attccCAACAAAGGAGTTGAATTACTGAAAAAAGATAAAGCTAG AAAGAGAACGTATTCTCCAGATAGTAAAGACTCTCCAAGTGATAAAAAATCTAAGACAGATGGAACTCAGAAAACTGAAAGCGGCAGTGCTGAAGATAAAGATAAAGAGGAGAAACAGGATGATGATGCTGAGAAATCAGCTGCAAAAGGGAGTGAACAGGCAGACCAAGAGGAACCTAGTTTACTTCTTGAATCTGAAGATGAGCTGCTAGTAGatgaggaagaagcagcagcattgctAGAAAGTGGCAGTTCAGCAGGAGATGACACTGATGTTGCTAATTTAGGCGATGTGGCTGCTGAAGAGAAAAAGGATGCAGCAGATGACACTACCACAAAAACTGAAGGAAATGTTGGTGCTACcccagcagcaaagaaaaaacttAAAAAG CGATATGTAGGTGGCTTCCCCCAGAGCATGGAAGGTTTTGTCACTCTAGATGAGGTTGGTGATGAAGAAGACTCAGATCATCAGAAACTGCGTAAATCAGGGATGGCAGTTAAATCTGCTGGGAAAAATGATGATAGTTTGGCTGAAATTAAGGTAGACAAGATTGAGGAACCAGAGCAGGAAAATGAGACCTTGGAAAATGGAACCAAAACTGAGGAGAATATGAAGACAGAAACCATTGAAGTTTCTGACAACGCAGCAACCCAGGATACGGagaaaaatacaaatgaaaatacaGATGCACAGGACGAACAGGAAACAAAAAGCATCCAGGAGAAATCTGTTGTTCCAGACGAATATAGAATTGGACCATATCAGCCAAATGTTCCTGTTG GTGT